ACAAAGGTAAAATAAAAGACTGTGAAATTGATTTAGGAGATTGCCCAGATCTTGGACCTATTTTAAATGTACTAGCAATGTATGGAGAGGGAGAGTTTAAGATATTTAATGCTGGTAGACTTCGTCTTAAAGAGAGTGATAGAATCTCTGCAATGGAAGAGGAGTTAAAAAAATTAGGGGTAGAGATAAAAACAACTGAAGATGAGATTAAAATTTTAGGAAAGAGAAATTATTTAGGAGATATAGAGTTTTTTGGACATAAAGATCATAGAATAGTAATGAGTTTGGCCATAGCAGGAACAATGTTAGAAAAGCCTATAATTATTGATGGAGCAGAGGCAGTGGAAAAATCTTATCCTAAATTTTTTCAAGATTTAGAAAGTTTAAATATAAAAGTTGAATATTTATAAAATAAAAGGATATTGTAATTAAATTTACAATACCCTTTTTAAATTTGTTATTTTTTAAAACATAAAGCCAATGCTCCTAATAAAGCTGAATCATCTTTTAATTTAGGAAGAACAATATAATCATCTATATTCTTTAAAATCTTATCATTTTGTACATAATTATTTAGAAGTTTAACAACTCTTTCCTTAATTAAAGTTAAAAGATTTCCTCTCTTTATAATATCTCCACCAATAATAATTTTTTCTGGAGATAAAACAAGAATATAATTTACAAGAGCATGAGCTATATAGAAAGCTTCCATATCCCAAGCTGGATGATTTTCAGGAATATCTTTAAATTCAACTCCCCATCTTCTTTCAAGAGCCATTTCAGATGCCATTCCTTCAAGACAGTTACCACCATGGAAAGGGCAGTTTCCTACAAATTTGTCTCTAGGATGTCTATTTACAAAAATGTGTCCCATCTCAGGGTGTAACATACCATGAACTAATTTTCCTTCAACAATAGCTCCCCCACCTACACCTTTTCCAATAGTTAAATAAATAGTGTTAGAGATATTTTTTCCTGCTCCCCAGATATGTTCCCCATATACAGCAGTATTTACAATAGTATCAAAATAAACAGGTATATTAAGAGCTTTTTCAATCTCTCCAACAATATTAAAATTTCTCCAAAAAGTTTTTGGAGTAGAAGTTATATATCCATATGTTTCAGAGTCTTTGTTTAAATCAATAGGTCCAAAGCAACCTATTCCAATAGCTTCAATCTTCTTATTTTTAAAGAAAGAGATAACTTTTTCCATAGTAATTTCAGGAGTTTCAGTTTCAAAAGAAACTCTTTCCATAATCTCTCCTTTTTCTGTTCCTATACAGCAAACAAATTTTGCTCCACTAGCTTCAATAGCACCAAAGAACATAAAACCATCCCCTTTAAACATCTTTTTTTTATTTTACCATTTATTTTTACTTTTATCAAAACTAATATAATAAAAATATAAGATGTAATAGAAAATTTAGCAATTTCTTAGAAATTATAGTATAATAAAAAAGTAAATAGGAATGTTAGAATATTAATGAAATAGATTTTTAGGAGGAGAAATGGTATTAGCAGGAAATAAGAAAGCATTTTTCGATTATTTCATAGAGGATAAATTTGAAGCTGGAATAGAATTAGTAGGAAGTGAGGTTAAATCTGCAAAGGCAGGGAAATTAAGTATAAAAGAGTCATTTATTAGAATAATAAATGGAGAAGTTTTTATTATGGGAATGTCAATTGTACCTTGGGATTTTGGAAGTGTATACAATCCTGAAGAAAGAAGAGTTAGAAAACTTCTTTTACATAAAAAAGAGATAAAAAAACTACATGAGAAAGTAACTCAAAAGGGGTATACAATAGTTCCTTTAAATGTTCATCTATCTAAAGGATATGTAAAACTTGAAATAGCTCTTGCTAGAGGAAAGAAAACTTATGATAAGAGAGAAAGTATAGCTAAAAAAGATGTAGAGAGAGATCTGCAAAGAATGGCAAAAATAAGATAGTATTGAAAAATAGCTAGGTATATGATATAATATTATGACAATTAAATAATGGGAGTGCAAAGGTTTCGACGGGGTTCTCAGGTTATAGGTAGCAGGTCAGGGTGACCGCTGTGAGAGGTCAAGCACATCGTTTAGATGGAAACAGAAATTACGCTTTAGCTGCTTAATAAGTCAGCTCACCTCTGAACATTCTCTTCTGTAGGCGTGTTCAACCGAGGTGTCACTAAAATACAGATTACCCTAAGTGATTTCTCTAAGCTTTAGGGGACATTTTAGAGGATAGCTTTAATCAGCCCTGTCTGTGGGATTGGTTACTGCGAAGTTCAATAGCAGACTAAGCTTGTAGAAGCCTATGGCGCTGGCAATTTCGGACACGGGTTCGATTCCCGTCACTTCCACCAAAGTAAAAATAAACTGTTTTAAAGATAAGTCATCTTTTGATATAGATCAATAAGATGGCTTTTTTGTATATTAAAAAAGCAGATAAAATATGTTAAAATTATAGAAAAAGAATTAACAATTTATTACAATGTTAAATAAAGAGGGGAAGTTATGGAGAAAAAAGAGTTCTATGGAAATGGGAAATATGAAAAATTTAGTGAAGTAAATGGTATAAAAGAGGGAAAAGCTATTTATTACTGGAGAGAAGGAAGTATATTTAAAGAAAATAGTGAAGATTATGGAAAGATCAGAGAGGAGTTTAACTATCAAAATGGAGTAAAGCAAGGAAAAGCAACTATTTATTTTGATGTAGATAAAACTCAGAAAATTAAAGAGGAATTTAATTATATAGATAATATAAAACAGGGAGTAGCTTACCTTATTTATTCAAATAAAGTTGAAAAAAGATATTATACAGCTGGAAAACTTAGTGGAAAAGCTTTTGTATATAATATTGATGGAAGTGTAGAGATAAAAGATTATGAGAGTAACAAAGTAAATTTTAGAAGTTTAAAAGAGCTATTAGGAATTGAGTTAAATGAAGATGAGAAAATTGATGAAAAAGAGTATGAAATTTTAAAATCTGAAGCTGAAAGATATTTTAAAGAGGTAGCAGACTTATATAAAACTTCAGGAAAAAGAGAATACTCTATTTCAAAATCATTTATTAAAAACTATTGTTCAAAGGCAAAAGAATAACAGAAATTAAAAAGCTCTCTATGATACAAATTCATAAAGAGCTTTTCTATTAGAGCATATATTGTGTATTGTAAAGTTCGTGGTAGAAGCCATTTTTCTCCATTAACTGAGAATGTGTTCCCTGTTCAATTATATGTCCATCTTTTAAAACTAAAATAAGATTAGCATTTTTAATAGTAGAAAGTCTATGGGCAATAATAAAACTTGTTCTACCTTTTACTAAGTTAGAGATAGCTTTTTGTAATCTTATCTCTGTTCTAGTGTCAACTCCACTTGTAGCCTCATCAAGTATTAAAAATTTAGGATTTGAAGCTATAATTCTAGCAATAGTAATAAGTTGTTTCTGCCCTTGAGAAAGGACCATATTATCTTCACTAACTACTGTATCATAACCTTGAGGTAGTTTAATAATAAAATCATGAGCACAAGCAAGCTTTGCACTTTCAACAACTTTATCAAAATCAATTTCACTATTTTCATAACTGATATTCTCTCTAATAGTTCCAGTAAATAGCCAACTATCTTGTAGTACCATTCCAAAAAGTTTTCTAATATCCTTTTTCTTATAAAGCTCAATATCCTTATCATCTAGCAGTATTTTTCCAGAGGTAATATCATAAAATCTCATTAATAAATTAACAATAGTAGTTTTTCCACCACCAGTAGGACCTACAATAGCGACTATCTCTCCATGTTCAGCTTTAAAAGATAGATCCTTTAATACAGGAGTATCTTCATTATATGAGAAATTAACATCTTTAAACTCAATTTTTCCCTCTAAAGAGTTTAAATCAATATCCAAAGTTCCTTTTTCAACATCTTCAGGTTGATCAATAAAGTTAAAGAAACGTTCAGCACTTACAATTACAGTTTGAACTATACTATATGCTTCAGAGATACTAGCAATAGGACGATTAAAAAGCTTTGAATAGATAACAAAACTTGAAAGTCCCCCAAGAGTGATCTTGCCATTTAGCATAAAGATAGCTCCAATTAAAATTATTAAAGAGTATCCTAAGTTACCAATAAAATTTAGAGTAGGAAAATTAAATCCTGCTAAAAACAGAGATTTTATAGCATTCTCTTTATAGTTGGAGTTTAATTCACGGAATTTAGAAATAGCTCTCTCTTCATAGGAGAAAGATTTAACCTCTGCTTCTCCAGTTAATATTTCATCAACATACCCATTTAATTGCCCTAAATATTTTTGTTGAACTCTTCTTTTCTCTCTGCTTTTTTTAGAGATTTTCTTTAAAAAGTATCCAGTAAATGTAACTAAAAATATCTGTATCAAAGTTAAAGATGGACTTATATACAACATAATCCCTAAGGCAGTAGATATTGTAAGAAGATTTACTACAACTCTAGTTCCTATTTGAGATAGAGAACCACTAATATTATCAATATCGTTTATCATAATAGTTATAATATTCCCTTGAGATACTCCATCAAAATATTTAAGAGGAAACTTATGAATTTTTTCAATCCCATCTTTTCTCATAGTGTTTACAATATCTTGAGAGATAATATTCATCTTTATATTTTGTATCAATGTCAATACAGCACCTGTAATATATGAGAAAAGTAAAAGTATAGATATTTTTCCTAATTGTATATAGTTTGCTTTCTCCATATGAAAATGTATCTCATTAATTCCCTTACCAACTAAATATGGACCTACTAAAGTAAGAAGATTTCCAATAATTGCTAGAATAATAAGGAAAATAAATTCAAACTTATACTTCATAAGATATGGAAAAAGCTTTTTAAATATATTATTTTTCACAGTATCTTCCTCCTGGAATACAAATTTCTTGTGACTCACAGATCTCTCTATACACTTCACAATTTTTTACAAGATTATCATGAGTGTCAAAGCCTGCTATTTTACCATTGTCAAGAACAATAATTCTATCATGTTTCATCAAAGATGCTACCCTTTGAGAAATAGTAAGAATTGTTGTATTTTTTAAATAGTTCTTTAATCTGTTTTTAAGATTGTATTCTGTTATAAAGTCTAAAGCACTAAAACTATCATCAAAAAGTAAAATTTCAGGTTGCTTTATAAGTGTTCTTGCTATTGAGATTCTTTGCTTTTGCCCACCAGAAAAATTCATTCCACCTTTAGTTACATTTGTTTTATACTGATCAGGAAGTTTTTCTATAAATTCTTTTCCCTGTACAATTTCAGCTATCTCTCTTATCTCTTCATCACTTGCATCTTCTTTACCCCAACGGATATTTTCTTCTATTGATTGAGAGAATAGAAAAGATTTTTGTAAAACTATTCCAATTTTGTCTCTTAACTCTTTTTCATCATATTTATTGATATTTACCCCATCAATTAAAAGTTCACCTTTTGTAGCCTCGTAAAATTTTGGTATAAGAGATATAAAAGTTGTTTTTCCAGAACCTATACCACCTATAATTCCTATATTTTCTCCTCTTTTTATTTTTAGATTGATATTTTCTAAAATATATTTATCTGTTCCATCATAAGAGAAAGAAAGATTTTTAAATTCAATAATATCATCAGTTACTAATTTTTCAAACTCCTCTTGAGACATATTCTCTATATTTTCAGATAAGATCTCCTTAACCCTCTTATATGATATTGCTGTACGGCTATAAAGAGTAAATAGGAAAGATAGTGCATTCATAGAGAATAAAAGCATATTTAAGTAGTTGATAAAAGCTACAACTTCCCCTAGATGCATCTTACCATAACTAACTCTTATTCCTCCAAACCAAAGAACAGCTACAACTCCTAAATTCATAATTAATGTTATAAATGGTAATTTACTAGACATCAAGTTATCTGCTTCAACAGTTTTATCTTTTAGATCATCATTTCTTAATCTAAATTTTTCTTTTTCAACATTTTCTTTCGATAGAGCTCTAATAACTCTTATACCAGTCAGATTTTCTCTTAGAACAAGTGTTAAATTATCTAATTTCTTTTGAACTTCACTATATTTTCCAAAAGATTTTTTCATATAGTAAAGTGTACTTCCTACTATTGAAGGAACAATTATTAAAAATAATATAGATAGAACAGGATTGATAGTGACAGCCATAAATACAGCTCCTATTCCTGTTACTAACCCTCGAAGAACCATTCTTACACACATAAGAAACATATTTGTAATTTGATCAACATCTTTAGTTATTCTAGTAATTAGAGAAGCTTGAGTATATTTATTCAAATGTACAAAGTTAAAATTTTGAATCTTTGTAAAAACATTATCTCTTAGAGAAGCACCAAAATTTTGAGTAGCATGAACTGAAAAATAGTTACACAAAATAGAGGATAAATATCCTCCAAGAGCGATTCCAACCATAGTTAATCCCATTTTAATTATGTAATTCATATTTTGATTAGCTACACCAATATCTATAATTTTTGCCATAATTAAAGGGAGAGATAGATCACAAAAAGCTTCAGTCATTTTAAAAAGAGCTGCTACTGAAGCTTTAGGTATAAAGGGTTTAAAGTATTTGAACATTTCTCCTCCAGTTAAATTTTAAATAATTACATTAAATTTTAACATATATTTTCTAATAAAAAAATATCTATTTTTCAAACCAAAATCTCACTTTTTTAGGTAAAATATCTAAATATTTTTCTATAAAGAAAGTAATTTCTTTAGATTCTATTTTTTCTATATTTTTATATTTTTCAAGATTGTATATATTATCATTAGTTGCAAAAAGAAAAATTTTCATTTTTTTAGAAAGATCAAAATATTTATCAGCATTGATATTTGTATTTCCACTCTTTACTTGGACACCGTATAAATTTCCTTTGATATCTATAAGTTGAAATTCAATTAAGCTAGTATCT
This region of Fusobacterium varium genomic DNA includes:
- a CDS encoding ROK family protein, encoding MFFGAIEASGAKFVCCIGTEKGEIMERVSFETETPEITMEKVISFFKNKKIEAIGIGCFGPIDLNKDSETYGYITSTPKTFWRNFNIVGEIEKALNIPVYFDTIVNTAVYGEHIWGAGKNISNTIYLTIGKGVGGGAIVEGKLVHGMLHPEMGHIFVNRHPRDKFVGNCPFHGGNCLEGMASEMALERRWGVEFKDIPENHPAWDMEAFYIAHALVNYILVLSPEKIIIGGDIIKRGNLLTLIKERVVKLLNNYVQNDKILKNIDDYIVLPKLKDDSALLGALALCFKK
- the smpB gene encoding SsrA-binding protein SmpB; translation: MVLAGNKKAFFDYFIEDKFEAGIELVGSEVKSAKAGKLSIKESFIRIINGEVFIMGMSIVPWDFGSVYNPEERRVRKLLLHKKEIKKLHEKVTQKGYTIVPLNVHLSKGYVKLEIALARGKKTYDKRESIAKKDVERDLQRMAKIR
- a CDS encoding ABC transporter ATP-binding protein — encoded protein: MKNNIFKKLFPYLMKYKFEFIFLIILAIIGNLLTLVGPYLVGKGINEIHFHMEKANYIQLGKISILLLFSYITGAVLTLIQNIKMNIISQDIVNTMRKDGIEKIHKFPLKYFDGVSQGNIITIMINDIDNISGSLSQIGTRVVVNLLTISTALGIMLYISPSLTLIQIFLVTFTGYFLKKISKKSREKRRVQQKYLGQLNGYVDEILTGEAEVKSFSYEERAISKFRELNSNYKENAIKSLFLAGFNFPTLNFIGNLGYSLIILIGAIFMLNGKITLGGLSSFVIYSKLFNRPIASISEAYSIVQTVIVSAERFFNFIDQPEDVEKGTLDIDLNSLEGKIEFKDVNFSYNEDTPVLKDLSFKAEHGEIVAIVGPTGGGKTTIVNLLMRFYDITSGKILLDDKDIELYKKKDIRKLFGMVLQDSWLFTGTIRENISYENSEIDFDKVVESAKLACAHDFIIKLPQGYDTVVSEDNMVLSQGQKQLITIARIIASNPKFLILDEATSGVDTRTEIRLQKAISNLVKGRTSFIIAHRLSTIKNANLILVLKDGHIIEQGTHSQLMEKNGFYHELYNTQYML
- a CDS encoding ABC transporter ATP-binding protein, producing the protein MFKYFKPFIPKASVAALFKMTEAFCDLSLPLIMAKIIDIGVANQNMNYIIKMGLTMVGIALGGYLSSILCNYFSVHATQNFGASLRDNVFTKIQNFNFVHLNKYTQASLITRITKDVDQITNMFLMCVRMVLRGLVTGIGAVFMAVTINPVLSILFLIIVPSIVGSTLYYMKKSFGKYSEVQKKLDNLTLVLRENLTGIRVIRALSKENVEKEKFRLRNDDLKDKTVEADNLMSSKLPFITLIMNLGVVAVLWFGGIRVSYGKMHLGEVVAFINYLNMLLFSMNALSFLFTLYSRTAISYKRVKEILSENIENMSQEEFEKLVTDDIIEFKNLSFSYDGTDKYILENINLKIKRGENIGIIGGIGSGKTTFISLIPKFYEATKGELLIDGVNINKYDEKELRDKIGIVLQKSFLFSQSIEENIRWGKEDASDEEIREIAEIVQGKEFIEKLPDQYKTNVTKGGMNFSGGQKQRISIARTLIKQPEILLFDDSFSALDFITEYNLKNRLKNYLKNTTILTISQRVASLMKHDRIIVLDNGKIAGFDTHDNLVKNCEVYREICESQEICIPGGRYCEK